From a single Gracilimonas sp. genomic region:
- a CDS encoding aminotransferase class IV, with the protein MTHGTHNAVYDPRNEDVLIYVNGELFPRNEAKISVFDSGYLVGDGVWEGFRLHKGVLVFLKEHYDRLFQGAKTVGMDLGMSRDEITKAIWKTLDANDMKDGVHVRLMFTRGIKKTPSQDPRLTISGPNLVIIAEYKKADPESRDQGVKLFTSTIRRGSPDYLDPRLNCHSKIHEVQALVQALEAGADEALMLDINGFVSTCNATNFFMVKDGEVWTSTGQYCMNGITRGKVIEVCEKSGISCYQKNFSLFDVYGADEAFVTGSFGGLTPVTEIDGRIISESVPGSMTQRLQKLYERAIEEGVNEVKV; encoded by the coding sequence ATGACGCACGGCACACATAACGCGGTTTATGATCCGCGAAATGAAGATGTACTTATATATGTGAACGGAGAGCTGTTTCCTCGTAACGAAGCAAAAATATCTGTTTTCGACAGCGGATATTTGGTAGGTGATGGCGTATGGGAAGGATTTCGGCTGCACAAAGGAGTGCTGGTGTTCCTGAAAGAGCATTATGATCGTCTTTTTCAGGGCGCCAAAACGGTAGGCATGGATTTAGGCATGAGCCGGGATGAAATCACAAAGGCTATTTGGAAAACGCTGGATGCCAACGATATGAAAGACGGGGTTCATGTGCGGCTGATGTTTACCCGGGGCATTAAAAAAACACCGTCTCAGGATCCAAGGTTGACGATTTCTGGTCCAAATCTGGTGATTATAGCCGAGTATAAAAAAGCCGATCCGGAAAGCAGAGATCAGGGTGTTAAACTTTTTACCAGCACTATTCGCCGAGGTTCACCCGATTACCTGGATCCTCGTTTGAACTGCCACAGCAAAATTCATGAAGTACAGGCATTGGTTCAGGCTTTGGAAGCCGGCGCCGATGAGGCATTGATGCTGGATATCAATGGATTTGTTTCTACCTGTAATGCTACCAACTTTTTTATGGTGAAAGACGGGGAAGTGTGGACATCTACCGGGCAATACTGCATGAACGGGATAACACGAGGTAAAGTAATTGAGGTTTGTGAAAAGTCAGGAATTTCCTGTTATCAAAAGAACTTTTCATTGTTTGATGTATATGGTGCAGATGAAGCTTTCGTAACCGGAAGCTTTGGCGGGCTCACTCCCGTCACTGAAATAGATGGACGAATTATTTCTGAATCTGTTCCCGGAAGTATGACTCAGCGGCTTCAGAAGCTATATGAGAGGGCGATTGAGGAAGGAGTGAATGAAGTTAAGGTATAA
- a CDS encoding pyridoxal phosphate-dependent aminotransferase, whose protein sequence is MRQKLLSEGAKELSYEIREIVKKANILQKEGVDITWENIGDPIQKHAQVPEWIKDIIQRLAADNNSYGYCDSKGVFKTRKFLAQKNNQHGGAQITADDILFFNGLGDAISTLYHYLDATSRVIGPSPAYSTHSSAEAAHANHQPLTYKLDPKNNWYPDMQDLRNKVEFNPNVVAILLINPDNPTGMVYPKEILDQIVQLAREFDLMLISDEIYHHITYNGARAYALSEVIGDVPGIAMKGISKEMPWPGARCGWIECYNRDKSLEFDQLCNALDDAKMIEVCSTTLPQMAIPEILGDPRFYEYREKLNEETGWRSTFIADTLSEVPELIINKTYGAFYNTIVFKEGVLRDDQSLEITNPQAKVRVEEWVEDVPLDFRFVYYLLGATGICVVPISSFCSDLLGFRVTLLEEDEELLKKTFTQIRDSIREYLDS, encoded by the coding sequence ATGCGACAGAAGCTGTTAAGTGAAGGCGCCAAAGAACTCTCCTATGAAATTCGGGAGATCGTAAAGAAAGCTAATATTCTTCAGAAGGAAGGTGTGGACATAACATGGGAGAATATTGGTGATCCTATTCAAAAACACGCACAAGTACCTGAATGGATTAAAGATATCATTCAGCGATTAGCTGCAGATAATAATTCATATGGCTACTGCGACTCTAAAGGGGTGTTCAAAACCCGCAAGTTTCTGGCTCAGAAAAACAATCAACATGGCGGAGCACAAATAACCGCTGATGATATTCTGTTTTTCAACGGTTTGGGTGATGCTATTTCCACTTTATATCACTACCTGGATGCGACCTCACGGGTAATCGGTCCTTCACCGGCTTATTCTACTCATTCTTCGGCCGAGGCGGCTCATGCCAATCATCAACCACTCACATACAAGCTGGATCCCAAAAATAATTGGTATCCGGATATGCAGGATTTACGGAATAAAGTAGAGTTCAATCCAAATGTGGTGGCGATTTTGCTCATCAACCCGGATAATCCGACGGGTATGGTATATCCCAAAGAAATCCTTGATCAGATTGTGCAGCTTGCGAGGGAATTCGATCTAATGCTGATTTCGGATGAAATCTATCATCACATTACCTACAACGGAGCACGGGCTTATGCGCTTTCAGAAGTGATTGGTGATGTGCCGGGTATTGCCATGAAAGGGATTTCAAAAGAAATGCCCTGGCCGGGTGCCCGCTGTGGATGGATTGAATGCTACAACAGGGATAAAAGTTTGGAGTTTGATCAGCTTTGTAATGCACTGGATGATGCCAAAATGATTGAAGTCTGTTCAACCACGCTCCCCCAAATGGCTATTCCTGAAATTCTGGGTGATCCACGGTTTTATGAATACCGGGAAAAACTGAATGAAGAAACCGGCTGGCGAAGTACCTTCATTGCTGATACTCTGTCAGAGGTTCCGGAGCTTATTATCAACAAAACGTATGGCGCTTTTTATAATACCATTGTTTTTAAAGAGGGTGTACTTCGGGATGATCAATCCCTGGAGATCACTAATCCACAGGCGAAAGTCAGGGTTGAAGAATGGGTAGAAGATGTACCGCTGGACTTTCGGTTTGTCTATTATTTATTGGGAGCTACGGGTATTTGCGTAGTTCCGATATCCTCATTTTGCTCAGATTTACTTGGATTTAGGGTAACCCTGCTGGAAGAAGATGAAGAACTTCTAAAAAAAACATTCACGCAAATCCGTGATTCTATTCGGGAATACCTCGATTCGTAA
- a CDS encoding FAD-binding oxidoreductase encodes MAHTLKIKDIQNVTHDVKKIILEKPDGYEFEPGQATEVAIDKDGWRDEKRPFTFTSLNEDSDLEFTIKIYPDHNGVTEQIGKLKTGDSLIVDDAWGTIQYNGEGVFLAGGAGVTPFIAILRDLHKKGKVGDNKLIFSNKTEKDIILKNEFEEILGDNFVNVITDEEPAGDHIFLDGFIDKEFLESQIDDFNQPFYVCGPMPFNEAIMGYLKELGANPEALVFEE; translated from the coding sequence ATGGCACATACATTGAAAATCAAAGACATTCAAAACGTAACACACGACGTCAAAAAAATCATCCTTGAAAAACCCGATGGCTATGAGTTTGAACCGGGTCAGGCTACAGAAGTAGCTATTGACAAGGATGGATGGAGAGATGAAAAAAGACCCTTCACTTTTACCTCCCTGAATGAAGATTCTGATCTTGAATTCACTATTAAAATTTACCCTGATCACAATGGAGTGACCGAGCAAATAGGGAAGCTGAAAACAGGAGATTCGCTGATAGTGGATGACGCCTGGGGAACCATTCAATATAACGGTGAAGGTGTTTTCCTGGCTGGTGGTGCAGGTGTAACTCCTTTTATTGCCATTCTCAGAGATTTGCATAAGAAAGGAAAGGTTGGCGATAACAAACTTATTTTCTCAAATAAGACAGAAAAAGACATCATTCTGAAAAATGAATTTGAGGAAATTCTTGGAGATAACTTCGTAAATGTAATTACGGATGAAGAACCTGCCGGAGATCATATCTTTCTGGATGGTTTTATAGATAAGGAATTTCTGGAATCTCAGATCGATGACTTTAACCAGCCGTTCTATGTATGCGGGCCAATGCCTTTTAATGAAGCCATTATGGGATACCTGAAAGAACTGGGAGCAAATCCAGAGGCCTTGGTATTTGAAGAATAA
- a CDS encoding nuclear transport factor 2 family protein — MNKHEEIITRLYTGLKNLDAEMMLSCYHEEATFQDPVFQLHSKKEIDGMWTMLCSRAKEFELTFDFVQADESTGSAHIEARYLFSSTGRKVHNKIDANIRFKDGLIIEHKDTFNFWRWSRYALGLPGYLLGWTSFLQRKVQKEAMKNLRVFMNRQ, encoded by the coding sequence ATGAATAAACATGAGGAAATTATTACACGGCTTTATACAGGTCTTAAAAATCTGGATGCTGAAATGATGCTCAGCTGTTATCATGAGGAAGCCACCTTTCAGGACCCGGTTTTTCAACTTCATTCCAAAAAAGAAATTGACGGAATGTGGACCATGCTCTGTAGCCGGGCAAAAGAATTTGAACTGACTTTTGACTTCGTCCAGGCCGATGAATCAACTGGCTCAGCACATATAGAAGCCAGGTACTTATTTTCGTCAACCGGCCGAAAAGTGCACAACAAAATTGATGCGAATATCCGATTTAAGGACGGATTGATTATCGAGCATAAAGATACCTTTAACTTCTGGAGATGGAGCAGATATGCTCTGGGATTGCCGGGGTATTTACTTGGCTGGACTTCATTCCTGCAAAGAAAAGTTCAAAAAGAAGCCATGAAAAACCTGAGAGTATTCATGAACCGCCAGTAA
- a CDS encoding sodium:solute symporter yields the protein MEFSIIDYIVIVIYLIGVAVLGLKSSGKQTSNKDYFLGGDGIPWWAVLFSIVATETSTLTFISIPAVAYGGNLTFLQITVGYVIGRIGVALFFLPKYYEGELFTAYTFLENRFGAGMRNAASSTFMITRLLADGVRLFATAIPLAIILRLGGAFAGWGDLELYILSICVITAITLVYTFFGGIKAVVWMDFVQMIVYIGGAFIALGVLLGNLPAGFELPNEKLQLIDLGFDMSFKEFIAQPYTLITAIVGGAVFSLASHGTDQLLVQRVLATRNLKSGQKAMIWSGILAMLQFTLFMGIGLLLFVFYEGMSAAEMGLATTDEVFAKFIVEQLPVGVSGLIVAALFAAAMSSLSSSLNSLASSTTYDLYKPYFGKGNTEAEDLSMSRKITMGWGVILTASAIFFAILQLQGGERPAIVELGLGIASYTYGGLLGAFLLGMFFKRPDKTDAMIGFFSGLITLLFMVQGPIQDILPGDGLAIAWPLYTLVGSLVVVLIGSLSAIIRGTGNE from the coding sequence ATGGAATTCTCCATAATCGATTATATCGTAATTGTCATTTACCTGATTGGGGTTGCAGTTCTTGGGCTCAAGTCGTCGGGTAAACAAACATCCAATAAAGACTATTTTCTGGGCGGTGATGGGATTCCTTGGTGGGCTGTGTTATTCTCTATCGTTGCTACCGAAACCAGCACGCTTACATTTATTAGTATTCCGGCAGTAGCTTATGGAGGAAACCTCACTTTTCTGCAAATTACGGTTGGGTATGTAATAGGAAGGATTGGAGTAGCACTGTTTTTTCTGCCAAAGTATTACGAAGGTGAACTTTTTACAGCTTATACCTTTCTGGAGAACAGATTTGGAGCCGGAATGAGAAATGCTGCCAGCTCCACCTTCATGATTACGCGTTTGCTTGCAGATGGAGTCCGCTTATTTGCGACCGCTATACCACTGGCAATCATACTGCGGCTGGGCGGAGCCTTCGCTGGCTGGGGAGATCTTGAGCTATACATTCTTTCTATTTGTGTGATTACCGCAATTACGCTGGTTTACACATTCTTTGGAGGTATCAAAGCAGTGGTGTGGATGGATTTTGTACAAATGATCGTATACATCGGTGGTGCTTTTATTGCCTTGGGAGTGTTACTTGGAAACCTGCCTGCAGGATTTGAACTGCCCAATGAAAAGCTACAACTGATTGATCTTGGTTTTGACATGAGCTTTAAAGAGTTTATCGCTCAGCCTTACACTCTGATTACAGCTATCGTGGGAGGGGCCGTTTTCTCACTGGCTTCTCATGGAACCGACCAGTTGTTGGTGCAGCGTGTGCTGGCAACACGAAATCTCAAGTCCGGACAAAAAGCAATGATTTGGAGTGGCATTTTAGCTATGCTTCAATTTACTCTTTTTATGGGGATTGGGCTCTTGCTTTTTGTATTCTACGAAGGGATGTCGGCTGCAGAGATGGGTTTGGCTACTACCGATGAAGTATTTGCCAAATTCATTGTAGAACAGCTACCGGTGGGTGTATCGGGGCTTATTGTCGCTGCTCTGTTTGCGGCGGCTATGAGCAGCCTGAGCTCTTCTCTGAACTCTTTAGCTTCATCAACCACCTACGATTTGTACAAACCTTATTTCGGGAAGGGTAATACGGAAGCCGAAGATCTATCCATGTCCCGAAAGATCACTATGGGCTGGGGTGTAATTCTAACGGCATCTGCTATTTTCTTTGCCATTCTGCAGCTTCAGGGCGGGGAACGCCCGGCCATTGTAGAACTCGGCTTGGGTATTGCGTCTTATACTTATGGTGGATTATTGGGTGCATTTCTGTTGGGGATGTTTTTCAAAAGACCTGATAAGACAGATGCCATGATTGGGTTTTTCTCTGGCTTAATTACTTTGCTATTTATGGTTCAGGGGCCTATTCAGGATATCTTACCAGGCGATGGGCTTGCTATTGCCTGGCCGTTGTATACATTAGTGGGTTCTTTAGTTGTAGTACTTATAGGGTCATTGTCAGCAATAATAAGGGGTACAGGAAATGAATAA
- a CDS encoding N(4)-(beta-N-acetylglucosaminyl)-L-asparaginase: MLNRKEFIKATALSLLPVNFLKPGQRSVQIGKKPVVISTWKTGINANNAAWEVLAKGGYALDAVEAGVKVEEANPKNNTVGYGGRPDRDGNVTLDACVMNEKGECGSVAFLENIKHPVSVARKVMTETPHAMLVGSGAKKFALAHGFEEENLLTQKSEEDWKKWLETSEYKLEVNIENHDTIGMLALDQNGRLCGACTTSGAAYKMQGRVGDSPIIGAGLFIDPKVGGAVATGAGEEVIKTAGSHLIVEMMRAGHSPEAACKVAIERIIERNSSNNKDTQVGYIALNNEGVFGGYSIVKGFDISVCNEDGNRVEAITHLI, encoded by the coding sequence ATGTTAAATAGAAAAGAATTTATAAAGGCGACAGCTCTGAGCTTGTTACCGGTAAATTTTTTAAAGCCAGGTCAAAGATCAGTTCAAATCGGGAAAAAACCTGTGGTTATTTCAACCTGGAAAACCGGTATAAATGCCAATAACGCTGCGTGGGAAGTTTTAGCAAAAGGGGGTTATGCGCTAGATGCAGTTGAAGCCGGCGTAAAAGTAGAAGAAGCAAATCCTAAAAATAACACGGTTGGTTATGGGGGGCGACCCGATCGGGATGGCAACGTAACTCTTGATGCCTGCGTGATGAATGAAAAAGGGGAGTGCGGCTCAGTCGCTTTCTTAGAGAACATCAAGCACCCCGTATCAGTAGCTCGTAAAGTAATGACCGAGACTCCCCATGCTATGCTTGTAGGAAGTGGAGCCAAAAAATTTGCTCTGGCTCATGGGTTCGAGGAAGAAAATTTACTAACACAAAAGTCCGAGGAAGACTGGAAGAAATGGCTTGAGACTTCCGAGTACAAGCTTGAAGTGAACATTGAAAATCATGATACCATCGGGATGCTTGCGCTGGACCAAAATGGACGGCTTTGTGGCGCGTGTACAACCAGTGGAGCTGCATATAAAATGCAGGGACGTGTTGGTGATTCCCCGATCATTGGCGCGGGATTATTTATTGATCCCAAAGTGGGTGGAGCTGTTGCCACCGGGGCCGGTGAAGAAGTAATTAAAACAGCTGGAAGCCACCTGATTGTAGAAATGATGAGGGCTGGTCACTCTCCTGAAGCTGCATGTAAAGTCGCTATTGAACGTATTATAGAAAGGAATTCATCGAATAATAAAGATACACAGGTTGGTTATATCGCTTTAAATAACGAAGGAGTATTTGGTGGGTATAGTATTGTTAAAGGCTTTGATATTTCTGTCTGCAATGAAGATGGAAACAGGGTAGAAGCTATAACCCATCTGATCTGA
- the rdgB gene encoding RdgB/HAM1 family non-canonical purine NTP pyrophosphatase → MKLNKLVIASQNPHKIDEMQQILRPLGIQVLSTKDFPELEEVVEDQSTLQGNALKKARYVAKKTRLPALSDDTGLEVDALNGKPGVYSARYAGEHASYQNNVDKLLKELEGISNRKAQFRTVVALINGEEENAFEGICPGHITTEEKGEKGFGYDPIFQPEGFDQTFAELDSSIKNDISHRGKAVQKFVDFLKR, encoded by the coding sequence GTGAAGCTAAATAAGCTTGTTATTGCATCCCAAAACCCGCATAAGATTGATGAAATGCAGCAAATTCTGAGGCCACTCGGAATACAGGTACTTTCAACTAAAGATTTTCCAGAACTTGAAGAAGTCGTTGAAGACCAATCAACGCTACAGGGAAACGCGCTTAAAAAAGCCCGTTATGTGGCAAAAAAAACACGATTACCGGCACTTTCAGATGATACAGGTCTTGAAGTAGACGCTTTGAACGGAAAGCCGGGAGTTTATTCGGCAAGGTATGCGGGAGAGCATGCCAGCTATCAGAATAACGTGGATAAGCTATTGAAGGAACTCGAAGGCATTTCGAACCGAAAAGCGCAGTTCAGAACAGTAGTAGCTCTGATTAATGGCGAAGAAGAGAACGCATTTGAAGGTATTTGTCCCGGACATATCACAACCGAAGAAAAGGGAGAAAAAGGTTTTGGCTATGATCCTATTTTTCAGCCTGAAGGGTTTGACCAAACCTTTGCTGAACTTGACAGCAGCATAAAAAACGATATATCTCACAGAGGTAAGGCGGTTCAAAAGTTTGTAGATTTTTTGAAGAGATGA
- a CDS encoding PQ-loop domain-containing transporter, producing the protein MTGIEFLGWAGFGILVAAWIPQTWDTIKAGSTSMNLAFIIMYFTSSLMLTIYSVLIDDTVFTALNGLLTLGSGINMYFKIFPRNIE; encoded by the coding sequence ATGACGGGAATAGAATTTTTAGGATGGGCCGGATTTGGAATTTTAGTCGCAGCCTGGATTCCGCAAACCTGGGATACCATCAAAGCGGGAAGTACCTCAATGAATCTTGCGTTTATCATTATGTATTTCACATCAAGCCTGATGCTTACTATTTACTCAGTGCTGATTGATGACACGGTTTTTACAGCACTCAATGGACTGTTAACGCTGGGAAGCGGAATCAATATGTATTTTAAAATCTTTCCGAGGAACATAGAGTGA
- a CDS encoding adenosine kinase: MSKKYNVYGIGNALVDLEFKVTPQFLQEHEVQKGLMTLVDEETQHRLIGAIDHQKTERKSGGSAANTVIAVSQFGGNAFYSCKVASDEFGDFYLRDMEDAGIPTNFDRQERENGITGKCLVMITEDADRTMNTFLGISSGLSTNEVDEQAIKDSEYVYLEGYLVAAEDGLAAMKHTKKIAEDHQVKTAITLSDPSIVHAFKGKFKEVIGASVDLLFCNEDEAKTFTGKDNLLEAREDLKQEAKRFVITQGKNGAMIFDGDTFIDIEPYEVSAVDSNGAGDMFAGAFLYGITNNLGFANSGKLASLAGSKIVSQYGPRLKWHEVQEILHKLK, from the coding sequence ATGAGTAAAAAATATAATGTATATGGCATTGGAAATGCCTTAGTCGATTTAGAGTTTAAAGTTACCCCGCAATTTCTTCAGGAACATGAAGTTCAAAAAGGCCTGATGACCCTGGTGGATGAAGAAACGCAACACCGCCTGATCGGTGCAATAGATCATCAGAAAACAGAACGGAAATCGGGAGGGTCAGCAGCAAACACCGTGATTGCTGTAAGTCAGTTTGGTGGAAATGCGTTCTATTCTTGCAAAGTAGCATCCGATGAATTCGGCGACTTTTATCTCAGGGATATGGAAGACGCAGGCATTCCAACAAATTTTGACCGACAGGAACGGGAAAATGGAATCACCGGGAAATGCCTCGTCATGATAACCGAAGATGCCGATCGTACTATGAATACGTTTCTGGGGATTTCATCCGGGCTTTCTACCAATGAAGTGGATGAACAGGCAATAAAAGATTCAGAATATGTATATCTGGAAGGGTATTTGGTTGCTGCTGAAGACGGACTTGCAGCCATGAAGCACACAAAGAAAATTGCCGAAGACCATCAGGTGAAAACAGCTATTACACTTTCCGACCCTTCTATTGTTCATGCTTTTAAAGGCAAGTTCAAAGAAGTAATTGGAGCATCTGTTGATTTATTATTCTGTAATGAAGATGAAGCCAAAACATTCACGGGCAAAGATAACCTTTTGGAAGCCCGGGAAGACCTGAAACAAGAGGCTAAAAGATTTGTCATTACTCAGGGTAAGAACGGAGCGATGATTTTTGACGGGGATACTTTTATTGATATTGAGCCTTATGAGGTAAGCGCTGTGGACAGCAACGGTGCCGGAGATATGTTTGCCGGAGCATTTTTGTATGGCATTACAAATAACCTGGGATTTGCGAACTCAGGAAAACTGGCAAGTTTAGCTGGCTCAAAAATTGTATCTCAATATGGGCCCAGGCTTAAATGGCATGAAGTTCAGGAAATTTTGCATAAGCTTAAATAG